In Epinephelus fuscoguttatus linkage group LG6, E.fuscoguttatus.final_Chr_v1, the DNA window CTTTTGTGGCCTTCGACAAGAATTGACCTTGACAAACGTTACGTTTCTTTAATGTGGGgttgctctctctcacacacactctcaaataATGCTCTGATCTTATGGGTGTAATACTTGTAAAATTTCACATGATGGCAGCATGGACCTGATGATCTCTTTTCTCTTGGTTTAACACATTCATCTATGGTTTGACatcttgttatttttgtttgtttgtttgattctttttatctatttatttatcagtttatttattttggcatGAAATTAACCATTTTATCtataaaatgctttaaaaacaccacattttAATTGATCAAGAAAATTGTaattgttttggggttttttttatgtaagAAACATTTTGGCACACATGCTATGGATAGATTTATATTTAAGTGTATTTCTATACAAGGTAATGTGTTTAGGTCTTACATATTTAAGTAGGGTTGATTCTCAACCTTGGGAATGGTATTTTGACACAATAATCTtcactcaaggtccacttactattcatcagaatcagaatcagaaatactgtattgatccctgaggggaaattgtgATTCGTTAAAGTCACTCCGATGTAAAGAACAGGGAattataagaagtaagaataggagtatgaaataaaagtatgtaaatataaagcaataaaaacaaatatatacataaaataaaataaaacaaaataaaataaaataaaataaaaataaaattgaataaaataaaagtagaatGTGCATTATACTGCTAATATCTTAagatattaaaatgttaaaaaaataaataataaataaacatgaaatagataaaataaagtaaaataaaacagattaaaataaaatacaacaaaataaaatatatttcgTCACTGTGCTGAGGTTGTAAGTGTGACATTtaactacaatatatacatcaatAGGATATACAAGAACAGAATAAGATCAAAAATTAAACATTCCTTCATGAGATGCAGCTGAAAGCTCCAGGAAGAAAAAACTTGAAAATGGACCTTGAATTAAGAATATATTGTCAAAGATTTCCATCGTAATGATAGCTTTGGTACATATGTTGAGCACATGTAGACAGTTTCCATAAGCAGCAGGTGGCGATGTAGAGCTTCAGTCCCACTAACggtaaccacagaagaagatcACTGCTaggttagctagcaagctagctgcAACAAATTGAACGTTTAGATAGACGCGAGCATCAAAATGCTTCTCCAGACGGTCAGACCGTGGTTGCTTCGTTGCAGGAGTCTACCTACGGCTTGCACACGGTCTTACTACGCCGATAAAGTCGCTCGACTCGGGTCTCAGCCTGATAAACAGTCCTCTGAATATCAGGTAAGGTAGCatgttgctaacgttagctagccagACTGTAAGTTACAACTGTTCAAGCTGCTAATGTCAGCGTCAACTATTCACCTACACAGCTGACAGGCACGTTTAAAACCACGCTGAGGTCAGCTCATGTTGACAATGATTGAAACTCTAGTTTATTTAACTGTTAGTTCATTAAAGACGCAGAGGTGAATTATAACTAGTTTACTGATAAGAAGAGGTCAAAACCTTGAGCTGTCGTGGTGCTCAGCTAAGGTCTTAGCATCATCACACCAGTCACACAGCTGCACTTAATATGCACCATTTATCCTGCCTTTCAGTAGTTTGACACATGTCAAGACAGGTCTATATGCGACTCTAGGTCCTGTTGGTTATTTATTCCACCAAGTCTGTTTGATGGAGTAAAATAACACTATATGCACCCTAGCCTCAAGTCTTTGCTTCTCAAGTAATCCTCATTTTTACAGTTGAGACTTCTGCAGTGGGACTGTATACAGTGCAAACAGTGCATCCCTGTTGTATGGATACTAGAGTGGCAAGCAGCAGGGTCTCTGCCCAACAGTTTATCTGATAGGAAGTGACATAACTTACATAAAGGGTCAAATCTACCATAAACAATACCTAACACCAAAATATACCAGGAAGCATTATTAAAATGTGGAAAGTTTCCAAACCAATGTAGGAGAAAATGCAAATTAGGaatactttttctttattattggTAAAGGTTTTAATGCTTATGACTGTCAGGTTGAAGTTATAATTTAATAAAGTTGGTCATAAGGTGCATCAGTGTAACCACAGGTGTAGATTTtacaacatttgcatttgtgtccttgataaaaacataaaaggagCAGAGGAGTTTTACTTTGACATAATCAAAGACTTTTACATTATAAGTTGATGtagagcagttgtttttaaactttttgtgCACACCAAggggcaagccaaaatctcaaggcacacctgtatctATACCTGTGCACAATAGCTTGTGTAACATGTGttacataagacaataaaaataaggtggtaggtcgtcttcacaagtgctttgttgtaatttactCCGTACAATAAAGTAGTCCATTGTCACACACACGGCTTTCTCATCATCTCTCACTGGCTGCCagtcagggcttttgatgtgtcacacacttataaattGCGAACGACAACGAATAGGTTCCCCGTGAAGGTTtattaaactaaattaaatggCATTTTTTTAGCTAGAGTATTAGGAAATGTGTGGGCACAACTAACTGGCACTGTCAATTAAAAAAGCATTCATGgctttttgtataggcccagttgaatattgcaataataatgtgtggctATCACAGTATCCCATGGCACACCTGGATTGTTgcagcacaccatttgagaaccactcatgtagaaaatgcacaaattagTGTATAAAAATTCATCAGAAAGCAAGGAATTAATTGTTTGCTGCTGAAAATTCTCTGGCAGAGGACCCCAAATCCCCTGTCTCATATGTGTTACCCTCAATGTTGAAATTAAATCTTCACCCTTGAGTGTAACTGTTGGTACATGGTGTTCTCATTCATCCTCACTGATGCAACACCAAAAAATATCACTTGATGGCACCACAGGCACATTTTCTTAATATTTCTAGCTTGCAGAAAGATGAGATAAAATACACCAACATAAGCATGCTTATTAAGTGATCATGTCGCACATTAATTCAGTGTTGTTGAAGATATGTTCTTgacctttttcattttctcttgagAGGTGCAATTTGTGTTGAAGGGGTAAATGGTCTAAGAGCCGACTTTAACCATTTAATTAGCTCCATAATCACGACTTGCCCTGTTTTGTAATAGGAAAAATACTGTCATCAGTTGAAATTATACAACAtgacaaacaacacaaatgtctgtgtttgtttttcttgttttttaggAGAATTATGAGCGAATGAAAGTTCTTGTTGATGAACTGCAAAGCCGGACAGAGAAGATTAAATTGGGTAGGTGTAAGCATATGCCGGATAACGCACTACACCAAACTTATTGCAAATTCACATCACACATGTTTTCATTCCAACATTGCAAGTGCCAAAGTTGAGTCCATATGAGTGATGAAAGCGttgataaaacacatttacttACCCCTGTCTGTCCTAAAGAAACTGCTCAGGGTCCACCTGTAGATAAGGTTTTAAGGGCCTAggttaaaatctttaaaaactcGTACACATTGCCAATCACACTTTTATTTACAGTAGATATTTCAGTGTGGATACTCATCTAGTTTTAGTAGATTACAGTGCGAAGCCACAGTGAGTTTCATGACAGTTTATATAACAGAGAGTAAAATGGTGCATACATACTAAATGTGTAGCATAGGTTTAAAGTTTGGATAAGCACCTAAACTTAGACACGTGCTAATCAGTTGAAAATCAACACTGGACCATCCAAAGTTTTGCCAAATTATTTGATAACATGCTGTTAATTTTTATTAATACAGGTGGGGGAGAGAAAGCCAGAAGACTTCACACTTCTCGTGGGAAACTGCTGCCTAGAGAGCGTATAGACAGGCTGCTGGATCCAGGGTACAGTATCATCTTACATCTTTGTTTCAAAATTCATGGTTGGCTCATCCCCAGCAGACTAGATGTAAAACATCTGTAGTTCTCTGTAGGTTTgatgtcattacaaaaactatGGCACAGGTAGTTTTAATATCTGTTGCTGTACATATTTCAGAGAACAAGGGAAGAAGGATAGCATTGCTGTCATCTTACTGTTAACCGTAGATCCCTGAAAAACAACAGACATCATGCTTTCATACTCAAAACTTGGGACATCTCAATTGCAAATAGGTTGTTTTAAATTGAACATTTTCTTGCAGGACGCCTTTCTTGGAGTTCTCTCAGTTTGCCGCATATGAGCTGTATGGAAAAGAGGAAGTCCCAGCAGGCGGTATACTTACCGGGATTGGGCGGATTTCAGGGTAAGTGCTACGAACAGGCAGATATTTTTCtacaaaataaagatttttttaagcTACTGTCTCTGCACCTTTATATCCAGAATAACAAAATCCTAAACTAGatgcaaaatattcaaatatacaAGCCTATGATAATTACATGGGGTGTTAATTTCACCACTCTCACTTGCAATTAgctttttgtttaatttgattTCCCTCGAGTACCCCAGGTGTAAATTtcaatgttttctttatttctcataGGGTGGAGTGTGTTATTGTTGCAAATGATGCTACTGTCAAAGGTGGAACGTACTTCCCAGTTACTGTGAAGAAACACCTTCGTGCACAGGAGATCGCCCAGCAGAACCACTTGCCGTGCATTTACTTAGGTgagtgtttttgtatttgtaagaGTTTGGTGGAACAAAAAAAACGTTACttacaaaaagggaaaaatgaaaaCGTTAACTGCTAGAATTAAACTTAACAGCATAAAAGTCATGCTCGAGAAAAGTGGTTTTGTCACCGTTATTTATTAAATTCAATCACTTGATCAGCCCGGTCTCCTCTGCAGCTGTTTCAAAGTTAAATAGCCTTGTGGGAAAAATCTgtaatgttttttgtgtttgtttgtttgggtgttttttctttagtgtagacTTGGGACACTCAAGAACGCCCTTGGTGAGGCTTTCAGGCTGCAGTGCATCATAAAAGAGGAGACTGTGTGTCTGTAATACAGCCAGAGGCCAGATGTTAATATTAATCACTGAGTTTCCTAAATATTCTGATGTTCTTGACTCCTTTAGTGGATTCGGGCGGTGCCAATCTCCCCAGACAGGCTGAAGTCTTTCCAGACAGAGATCACTTTGGACGCATTTTCTTCAACCAGGCCAGGCTGTCCTCAGAGGGAATAGCACAGGTGATGCTTAGTAACAGTGCGTTTCACACTGATTATATAACACACATAGCAAGCTGACACTCCAGCTAAGATAGCTCTCTATCTTTTACTGTGGTCTATTGTTGTCTGGAGTTTGTTGTATTTGAAAAAACAACCTTGCATTGATTCATGAATCAGTTCTTAGAGGCAGACAGGTTGACTGAAAAACTGTATTAGAGAGAGCAGAGGTGGTAAATTTAAATGAACTGCACTGCTGTAGGTTGttcatcttttcattgtctggaAGCGACTAAAATCTATCTTGCCATTGACTAGTGAAGAAGAGACATCCTTGTGTTTAGAAACAGAACAAAGAGaagtcagtttgtgtgagagctgATAAATGCCACGGGTGCTGTAGAGTCAGGTCCTGCTCTCACCTCTCTCCAGTAGACCCAGCAGTTATAAACACGGCTGAACTAGTGTAGTGTTGTCAATAATACTGTGTTACTGATACATATCAGTGCTGACTGTTTGAAATGGTTTTAATACTGATTTGTATCGGTACGTCAGTACCAATGGCACTTTTTTTGCTCTCTTGTTGTCAATGGTTACAGTCTCTATTGATTCCACTGTTGTGACAACATTAGTTTATATAACTTCAGTTAACAGAAtgctcatttattcattaattaataGTAATATTGTCTCCTAATGATTAAAATTGCATAGTATTTGAGGGTTTTTTCTTCTGTGGCATTTTTTCCATTAAGGTTTTCCCCATCCCTATTTTGTACCACCGCCACATTTGCCACTAGATTGCTGTATGACAAATTTCCGAGTCCACTTGCCAGTGCCCATTACATTGTTGTTAATCATATTGACAATTTAATCCTTTATTGAAAAGGCCACGTCAGGACAGAGCCAGGACAGAGTGTAAAATCAATACTAAATCTGAATTGCTACCAGTGTAATCAAGTGTGAAGCTATAAACTTTCTTGAAGCTAAGTTTTCCTTAGAGTAAATTTCATATTTATTGCATAGAAATCAGCCATTCATTTGATATCAGAATTTCCGTGTCTTGCCAGTCTTGGATGAGCATTGTTGTGATTAGATTTTCTCTTGACCCTTTCAGATTGCTGTTGTGATGGGCTCCTGCACTGCTGGAGGAGCGTATGTACCTGCCATGGCAGATGAGAGCATCATTGTGCGAAAGCAAGGAACCATTTTCCTCGGAGGACCTCCATTGGTAGGATATATCTTTGTTGTTACATTGTGTGAGAATAGGATGAAAGTTGGAGCATCAATTTGGCTCAGAATCCTGTCAGTGGATTGATGCTTTGCAAACTATATATAGGTTTTTCCAACATCTTAAATTAAGCACAAGAAATAACTTACAACTAGCTATTTTGTTAAAGCTGCACAGGGAATAGTGGCCAGGTAGCAGACATTTCTTGAAAATGCTTCACTGgcactgtgtttgttgtttgtgcttGTTTAAGAGTCAGTGTGCTGTTGTATTTATAGGTCAAAGCTGCCACTGGGGAGGAGGTTTCTGCAGAGGACCTTGGTGGTGCTGATCTTCACTGCAAGTATGaaacaacattatttttcatatGTAGCATGTATGGGTTTTTTCCTCATCTTTCTGCCTTTAGAGAAATGCTGTTCACCAACTAAAACATCATTAGTAACACCTAGTAACATCTGACTTTTGTATGtgatgggaaaggttacaatcagcattcacacccggGTTAAATGACTCTGAAGTAGTaacaggtatttatcagctctggCTCCAATTTGCAGTGATGGGAATGTAATGCTTGGGacactgaataagtaagagatctataaaaagaaataatgacTGTTGCATGTCACcagcctccatgctgctttcttctgtttgctaacctgttttccagaCTGTCCGTGACATAGAACATGAtataccagaaaaaaaaaacaaaaagagaaaggcATACTCGTCTGCAGCAGAGCCGTGTACAAGACTCTTATCtcatggcaatgggaaaggaaaGTTGATTTTTAACGGGTTTTAGGTGTTCAAAAAAAACCTGTGCACATGCGCTAATTTTGGTGGTAAAGGGGTATGAGTTAGATCAACATTCTTGataaatcatgacaaaaaagtGGTACAAATATTTTCCAGTGGTGCCATTTACAAGCCGGGTTTACACACAGAGTAGGTTCTCCTTTTTGAATTGTAAGTCATAGCTAATACAGTAGTTGCGATTAGTTTTTCACTTCAAAAGGAGTGTAATTGTGTGCACTTCACATTTAGGGGCTATTGAAAAGCAGCACTGATGAGAAGAATAATTCAAATTCATATTTGTCTCAGGTCAAAATGTTTCTGACACGAGAAGACCCGACTGGGATCGAAAAGTTGCTGATTTGAATAAAATTGTGGTTTGAAGTCAGTGTGCAGAGATTACTCTTTTCGTCATCTGCAGCCTAGATCTCAGTATTTTTTATAGCTCAACGAACTGTCAGAAACGGTCAGCGGTCCACATTTACAGATTTGAATGCTGTGGTTTTTGGAAAAATAAGGACTAAAGTAAAATAGAAAGCAATGGATTAGCACAGACTAAATATTGAATTTTGAATGTTGACTATCTGGGCATAATGTGCAATGTGGATGCACATCTCTCAGGAAATAATAACCACTGAGTATTCAGCCAAGCCACATTATAAAGAGTATTTTATGTTTGAAAATGtggaataaacatgtttttttagaCCTTACTCTCCTTTGTATATGTCTGCTTATTCGTAAATTGACAGATGGaggaaactgttttaaatgcgGGAGGATTGTAGTGGGAGCaccgggggggggggtgtcaagtgtgactgtgtggtttacagtttacatatcTCAGTGGTCAGGTAGCTGGGCCCCAGGGAGATCAGGACAGGCTCTGCTTTGTCACATGATTATATGCTGTTGACATTGATGAAATGCATCACACACTCTTATCAGTGTCATTATTTTTCTAAGTAATGATTTATGTGCCGtactgatgtcacagtgatcGATTTGTTGCTTATTTTACAGAAAATCCGGTGTGACAGACCACTACGCTTTAGATGACAACCATGCGCTCCATTTAGCAAGAAAGGCTGTGAGGAGCCTCAACTACAAGAAAAATATTGAGGTCAGTCCAATTACGACAGTTATCAAAAATTACCTTTAATGGCCTGCCGTGTTAAGCTGTCTGTGCTTTCTGTTGATGCGGagtcttttgtgtttttcaggtcACCACAGAGCCTACTGAAGCCCCGCTCTACCCTGCGGATGAACTCTATGGCATAGTCGGAGATAACTTGAAACGCAACTTTGATGTCAGAGAGGTAGTTGCTCAGTTTCCTCCACATTGTCTCAAAGGGGcaagaaaacaaagttacaGGTTTAACTTCAAGAAAAAATGCTTTATATATTTCCACACAAACATAGCAACACTCAAATCTAgattatttttaatgaaatgatGAGGGGTTTATTAATAAGCTACAACATGTTTCATTCAAAGTGATTCCTTAACTCCATTCAGTCATCTTTATCTATAACTTTGCCACAATGCTATTTGTCTAATGTGTATTTAGCAAAGCACTGTCATTGATTAAAttgatttgttttaatattacCACTAGAAAACAATATTCATAGAACATATACACACTTCACACCTCTCTTTTATGCTAAGGATTTATGAAAAGTACAAACAAACCTGGCGTTTACAGGTCCAGACTGCACTGTAAACAATATTTAGCTGTCAGATCTCTCTGTCAGCAGCTGGGTCGATAATGGACAGCAGGCATCAATCACTCAGTTTTTTGCTCTCTGTGGCAGTGCTTGCCAGATGTTCTCATTTGGTTTAAAGCCTGTGCCTTTGATTCTTGATGTAGACCCAGGAGCAAGAATTACTGCTAACTCCAGAGATGTCAAACTGTTTGTAGTGTAGAACAGTATTGGCAGTCCATTTAGGAAACAAGATCAAGCGGCTGCTCCCTCTTTACAGGAGTTTTTAAACAGTAATAGGCTTTTCAACACAGGGCGCCCCTAAATCACTTAAGGTAAATCACTGCAGTAAAAGTTGTTTAAAGTAAGAGTCTGGTGATTTtgtgtagttttgtttttggaaacagttcctacaaaaagaccaaaaccaacaatgaattaATCCTACTAACAAGTATTGCCTGTAGCCAGATACATCAGATACAAAAGCTATTATATACACATCAGTGCACCACACTGTTACACTGGGCGATGTGTTCCTTCAACACCATGAACACAGGCATTGTAGTTTATATTGAGTTAATTGAACGCACGCCCTCCTGCTACTGTAAATACTCACTACCACCAAAAACGTGGCTGACAACAAATACACTAGTAACTTCTGTTTGAGGCAGCACGGTGGAGCAGTGGTTACCAttgtctggtgacctgtccggGGTGTACCCCGTTtctcgcctaatgtcagctgggataggctccagaccCCCAccacccctaacaggataagcagttacggaaaatgaatgaatgaacctgTGCTTGAATAACATTTGCTAA includes these proteins:
- the mccc2 gene encoding methylcrotonoyl-CoA carboxylase beta chain, mitochondrial, with protein sequence MLLQTVRPWLLRCRSLPTACTRSYYADKVARLGSQPDKQSSEYQENYERMKVLVDELQSRTEKIKLGGGEKARRLHTSRGKLLPRERIDRLLDPGTPFLEFSQFAAYELYGKEEVPAGGILTGIGRISGVECVIVANDATVKGGTYFPVTVKKHLRAQEIAQQNHLPCIYLVDSGGANLPRQAEVFPDRDHFGRIFFNQARLSSEGIAQIAVVMGSCTAGGAYVPAMADESIIVRKQGTIFLGGPPLVKAATGEEVSAEDLGGADLHCKKSGVTDHYALDDNHALHLARKAVRSLNYKKNIEVTTEPTEAPLYPADELYGIVGDNLKRNFDVREVIARIVDGSKFDEFKAFYGDTLVTGFSRIFGYPVGIIGNNGVLFSESAKKGTHFIELCCQRNIPLLFLQNITGFMVGREYEAGGIAKDGAKMVTAVACANVPKITVIIGGSYGAGNYGMCGRAYSPRFLYMWPNSRISVMGGEQAATVLATITKDQRAREGKEFTAEQEAAMKKPIVQRFEEEGSPYYSSARLWDDGIIDPADTRMVLGLSLSAALNAPMQKTRFGVFRM